A stretch of the Ananas comosus cultivar F153 linkage group 14, ASM154086v1, whole genome shotgun sequence genome encodes the following:
- the LOC109720577 gene encoding prolyl-tRNA synthetase associated domain-containing protein 1-like isoform X2: MVEAQANYVGHLGGALSKNLLLKGKKNRFYIVSALAGTKVDLKILSQRLGLGCEWLQAPEEALQEVLQVPLGCVSPFAVINESARIANRENNLCKCI; the protein is encoded by the exons ATGGTCGAAGCTCAG GCAAATTATGTTGGGCACTTGGGAGGTGCATTGAGTAAAAATCTCCTGTTGAAG GGCAAGAAGAACagattttatattgtttctGCTCTTGCAGGCACAAAAGTCGACTTAAAAA TACTATCGCAAAGGCTTGGGTTGGGATGCGAATGGCTCCAGGCTCCAGAGGAAGCATTGCAAGAAGTACTTCAG GTGCCATTGGGCTGTGTTTCTCCATTTGCTGTAATTAATGAGTCTGCAAG AATAGCGAATCGCGAAAATAACTTATGCAAGTGCATATGA
- the LOC109720577 gene encoding prolyl-tRNA synthetase associated domain-containing protein 1-like isoform X1, whose product MVEAQANYVGHLGGALSKNLLLKGKKNRFYIVSALAGTKVDLKILSQRLGLGCEWLQAPEEALQEVLQVPLGCVSPFAVINESASGFWRFCVVSISFCQVFLKFEKQYLPNENSFIAGQTCSIYRSFSFIVCGFKNV is encoded by the exons ATGGTCGAAGCTCAG GCAAATTATGTTGGGCACTTGGGAGGTGCATTGAGTAAAAATCTCCTGTTGAAG GGCAAGAAGAACagattttatattgtttctGCTCTTGCAGGCACAAAAGTCGACTTAAAAA TACTATCGCAAAGGCTTGGGTTGGGATGCGAATGGCTCCAGGCTCCAGAGGAAGCATTGCAAGAAGTACTTCAG GTGCCATTGGGCTGTGTTTCTCCATTTGCTGTAATTAATGAGTCTGCAAG TGGCTTTTGGAGATTTTGCGTTGTTTCTATAAGCTTTTGCCAAgttttcttaaaatttgaaaaacaataCTTGCCGAATGAAAACAGTTTCATAGCTGGTCAGACGTGTTCAATTTATAGATCATTTAGTTTCATAGTTTGTGGGTTCAAGAATGTGTAA